From Dehalococcoidales bacterium, one genomic window encodes:
- a CDS encoding ArsB/NhaD family transporter, with amino-acid sequence MELLSQILAIVIFVVMFIAIISDKWHRFIPALIGGSLTIVIVFLIVMRSPESVLNVLSFGQILQPAFWVPGEGHFESSGINWQTIVFIGGMMVMVEGLGEVGFFRWLCLRVAKLVDYQVVPILISFMLLSGFLAMFIDSITVLLFMATVTIELARLLKFDPVPIIIAEIFASNVGGSATMSGDPPNIIIGTAFGYSFFDFVTNTGVIAWIGMIATLVFFYFAFRKALKASQGKVEAESYPEPGDAIVNPRLFRINTGIFALVVLLIVTHAETGISVALIGVIAAILTLIAGFRNAAHLIKRVDWKTLLFFIGLFVCVGGLEETGVLEVLAQFIADVSGGNLMIVIPMILWISAFASAIVDNIPFAATMIPVLRNLAGSGLPLPTLAWTLALGSDIGGNATPIGASANVVGTAVAAREGYPISWGRFCKYALPAMVGVVALCWLYLIVRYA; translated from the coding sequence ATGGAACTACTCAGCCAGATACTTGCCATTGTCATCTTTGTGGTGATGTTTATTGCCATAATAAGTGATAAATGGCACCGGTTTATTCCGGCCCTTATTGGCGGCAGCCTCACCATCGTAATAGTCTTCCTCATCGTCATGCGAAGCCCGGAATCTGTCCTGAATGTTCTCAGCTTCGGGCAGATTCTTCAGCCTGCCTTCTGGGTCCCCGGTGAAGGCCACTTCGAGTCCAGCGGCATCAACTGGCAGACCATCGTCTTCATCGGCGGTATGATGGTGATGGTCGAGGGACTGGGTGAGGTGGGTTTCTTTCGCTGGCTCTGCCTTCGGGTTGCCAAGCTGGTCGACTACCAGGTCGTTCCGATACTGATATCCTTCATGCTGCTCTCCGGTTTCCTGGCAATGTTTATTGACAGCATTACCGTGCTGCTGTTCATGGCAACGGTTACCATCGAGCTGGCCCGCCTGCTCAAATTCGACCCGGTACCGATAATTATCGCCGAAATCTTCGCCTCCAATGTCGGTGGCAGCGCTACCATGAGTGGCGACCCGCCTAACATCATTATCGGTACTGCCTTCGGTTACTCTTTCTTCGACTTCGTTACCAATACCGGTGTTATCGCCTGGATAGGTATGATAGCAACCCTGGTCTTTTTCTACTTTGCCTTCCGAAAGGCGCTCAAGGCTTCTCAGGGCAAAGTTGAGGCGGAATCCTACCCGGAACCAGGGGATGCAATAGTCAACCCGCGGTTATTCAGAATCAATACCGGAATCTTCGCACTCGTGGTGCTATTAATCGTCACCCACGCAGAGACCGGTATATCGGTAGCTCTGATAGGCGTAATCGCCGCCATTCTTACTCTGATAGCAGGGTTCAGAAATGCTGCGCACCTCATTAAGAGAGTGGACTGGAAGACACTGCTCTTCTTCATCGGGCTGTTCGTATGTGTCGGCGGGCTGGAGGAAACCGGCGTACTGGAGGTCCTGGCGCAATTCATCGCAGATGTCTCCGGTGGGAATCTCATGATAGTGATACCCATGATTCTCTGGATATCCGCCTTTGCCTCGGCGATAGTGGATAACATTCCTTTTGCAGCAACAATGATTCCGGTACTTCGGAATCTGGCCGGTTCGGGTCTGCCTTTACCGACACTGGCGTGGACCCTGGCCCTGGGGTCCGATATCGGTGGTAATGCTACCCCGATTGGCGCTTCGGCCAATGTGGTCGGCACGGCGGTTGCTGCCAGGGAAGGCTATCCCATTAGCTGGGGCCGCTTCTGCAAGTATGCTTTGCCGGCAATGGTCGGTGTGGTAGCCCTGTGCTGGCTGTACCTTATTGTGAGATATGCCTAG
- a CDS encoding NAD(P)H-dependent oxidoreductase subunit E, whose product MTAGLEHVREAVGAILERYQHDRGSLVAILQDTQAELGYLAREALVEISTGLDVPMSRVYGVATFFRAFSLTPRGRHTVNVCLGTACHVRGAVRILETIERETGIKAGETSEDLRFSLETVNCVGACALGPIMIVDGKYSGEITVDKVKPLLSMYK is encoded by the coding sequence ATGACAGCCGGTCTTGAGCACGTGCGGGAAGCAGTAGGCGCAATCCTGGAAAGATACCAGCATGACAGGGGTTCGCTGGTGGCCATTCTGCAGGATACCCAGGCCGAGTTGGGCTATCTTGCCAGGGAAGCCCTGGTCGAGATAAGTACCGGTCTGGATGTCCCGATGAGCCGTGTATACGGTGTTGCCACGTTCTTCCGGGCCTTCAGTCTGACACCTAGAGGTCGTCATACAGTCAATGTGTGCCTGGGCACTGCCTGCCATGTCCGTGGAGCGGTTCGAATCCTGGAGACTATAGAGCGTGAGACCGGAATCAAGGCAGGGGAGACCTCGGAAGACCTGAGGTTCAGTCTGGAGACGGTCAACTGTGTCGGTGCCTGCGCTCTTGGGCCGATAATGATTGTTGATGGCAAGTATTCGGGTGAGATCACGGTTGACAAGGTGAAACCCTTACTGTCGATGTACAAATAG
- a CDS encoding NAD(P)H-dependent oxidoreductase subunit E, which translates to MNRLSSPQELEALRESIVRSRDTSRRCLTICGGTGCLALGAEELIAAFRSEVESRGLSSGVDIRVTGCPGFCERGPLVVIEPENILYQRVRPKDVAEIVSDTIVSGKIIDRLLYVDPNTGQQAVHESEVPFYKKQLRLLLADNSRIDPNNVNDYIALGGYSALVKAIFKMSPVEVLEEVRKANLRGRGGGGFATARKWQTTRD; encoded by the coding sequence TTGAACAGGCTAAGTTCCCCACAGGAGTTGGAGGCACTGAGAGAGTCGATAGTGCGGAGCCGGGACACCAGCCGGCGGTGCCTGACCATCTGCGGCGGTACGGGCTGTCTTGCCCTGGGAGCCGAGGAACTCATCGCTGCCTTCAGGAGTGAGGTGGAGTCGCGGGGGTTGAGCTCCGGGGTAGATATCAGGGTCACAGGGTGCCCCGGCTTCTGTGAGAGAGGGCCGCTGGTTGTTATCGAACCGGAAAACATCCTCTATCAGCGCGTCAGGCCGAAGGACGTGGCCGAGATAGTCTCGGATACCATTGTCAGCGGCAAGATTATTGACCGGCTGCTATATGTCGACCCGAACACCGGGCAGCAAGCGGTCCACGAGAGCGAAGTCCCGTTCTACAAAAAGCAGCTACGCCTTCTGCTGGCGGACAACTCCAGGATTGACCCCAACAACGTCAATGATTACATCGCGTTGGGCGGTTACTCTGCCTTGGTCAAAGCCATCTTTAAGATGTCTCCGGTCGAGGTGCTCGAAGAAGTCAGGAAAGCTAACCTTCGCGGGCGCGGTGGCGGTGGTTTCGCTACCGCAAGGAAATGGCAGACCACCCGTGAC
- the porB gene encoding pyruvate synthase subunit PorB gives MQNYNVYASRLVPKREPFAPGHRACIGCGEALAVRLACKALPQNVIIANATGCMEVVSSQFPMTAWRMPWIHTLFENTAAVASGVESALKAMARKGKRPDTGTKVVAMAGDGGTSDIGIQALSGALERGHDFLYICFDNEAYMNTGIQRSSATPFGASTTTSPAGKMSIGQKTWKKNVPAIAAAHDIPYVATASHSYPFDLMAKVAKGVAMPGPAYIHINSVCPTGWRSAPDLSVRLGRLAVQTGVFPLYEIENGKYKLSMELPELKPVQDYLKLQGRFRHLSEDTIREIQQRVVEEYEKIKEKAQ, from the coding sequence ATGCAGAATTACAATGTTTATGCTTCTCGCCTGGTACCGAAGAGAGAACCGTTTGCCCCGGGTCATCGGGCCTGCATCGGTTGCGGTGAGGCGCTGGCGGTCAGACTTGCCTGTAAAGCCCTTCCTCAGAACGTGATAATAGCCAATGCCACCGGCTGCATGGAGGTTGTCTCATCCCAGTTCCCCATGACAGCGTGGCGAATGCCCTGGATACATACCCTCTTTGAGAACACGGCCGCGGTTGCCTCGGGAGTAGAGTCGGCGTTGAAGGCCATGGCGAGAAAAGGAAAGCGTCCTGACACGGGGACCAAGGTGGTCGCTATGGCCGGTGATGGCGGCACCAGCGACATCGGAATCCAGGCACTGTCCGGGGCGCTGGAGAGGGGACACGACTTCCTCTACATCTGCTTTGACAACGAAGCCTATATGAACACCGGTATCCAGAGGTCGTCGGCAACGCCTTTCGGAGCCTCCACAACAACATCCCCCGCGGGCAAGATGAGTATCGGGCAGAAGACATGGAAAAAGAACGTTCCGGCAATTGCCGCCGCCCACGATATCCCTTATGTGGCTACCGCCTCTCACAGCTATCCCTTTGACCTTATGGCAAAAGTCGCCAAAGGTGTGGCGATGCCCGGACCGGCCTACATCCACATCAACTCCGTCTGTCCCACTGGCTGGAGGTCAGCCCCGGACCTCTCGGTAAGGTTGGGTCGGCTGGCAGTGCAGACGGGAGTGTTTCCTCTGTACGAAATAGAGAACGGCAAATATAAACTGAGCATGGAGCTACCGGAACTGAAACCGGTGCAGGATTACCTGAAGCTCCAGGGACGGTTTCGGCATTTATCCGAAGACACCATCCGGGAGATACAGCAAAGGGTGGTCGAGGAATACGAGAAAATCAAGGAGAAAGCGCAATGA
- a CDS encoding 4Fe-4S binding protein — MSKKEDEITWKDIEIGAIVTEPGNTAEYKTGDWRSQAPTYNTDRCIKCGICQVFCPEGCIEQDAGGYFIANMYWCKGCGICARECPTGVITMVEETE; from the coding sequence TTGAGCAAGAAGGAAGACGAAATAACCTGGAAGGATATAGAAATTGGCGCGATAGTCACCGAGCCGGGCAACACTGCCGAATACAAGACTGGCGACTGGCGGTCGCAGGCACCCACCTATAATACTGACAGGTGTATTAAGTGTGGGATATGCCAGGTGTTCTGCCCCGAAGGATGTATCGAACAGGACGCCGGTGGCTACTTCATCGCTAATATGTACTGGTGCAAGGGATGCGGCATCTGTGCCCGCGAGTGCCCTACCGGAGTTATAACCATGGTTGAGGAGACTGAATGA
- a CDS encoding 2-oxoacid:acceptor oxidoreductase family protein, whose amino-acid sequence MTETNELVEIRWHGRGGQGAVTSAELLARAAINEGKYAQAFPKFGPERRGAPVQAFDRINSSKPIRVRADVDEPDIVIVLDPTLLRIIDVTSGLKDSGILVLNTSRTMAEVEAEFGTKWKLAAVDAIKIAREELGVPIVNTTMLGALLRAIAVVKTDSLVVPLQQRFERLAERNINAMKRAFKETVVKERG is encoded by the coding sequence TTGACAGAAACAAACGAGCTTGTTGAAATCAGGTGGCACGGCCGTGGCGGCCAGGGAGCGGTTACTTCGGCGGAGCTCCTGGCGCGGGCAGCCATCAACGAGGGGAAGTATGCTCAGGCCTTCCCCAAGTTCGGACCGGAGCGGAGAGGAGCACCGGTACAAGCCTTCGACCGGATAAACAGCAGTAAGCCAATCAGGGTAAGAGCAGATGTTGACGAACCCGATATCGTGATAGTGCTTGACCCCACACTGCTACGCATAATCGACGTTACCTCCGGACTCAAGGATAGTGGGATACTGGTACTCAATACGTCCAGGACGATGGCAGAAGTAGAGGCTGAGTTCGGGACTAAGTGGAAGCTGGCTGCTGTCGATGCTATCAAGATAGCCCGGGAGGAACTGGGAGTCCCGATAGTGAATACCACGATGCTGGGGGCGCTGCTCCGGGCTATTGCCGTGGTCAAGACAGACTCCCTGGTGGTACCATTACAGCAGAGATTCGAACGGCTCGCGGAGAGAAACATCAACGCCATGAAACGGGCTTTTAAGGAAACCGTAGTAAAGGAGCGAGGTTGA
- a CDS encoding transketolase C-terminal domain-containing protein, whose protein sequence is MMGERIGIEVSQAIAEAAMLSNVDVVAAYPITPQTHIVEHLAELVANGELDAEYIPVESEHSAMSACLGAVATGARTFTATAGQGLELMHEVLYVASSMRLPVIMSVANRALSGPLNVWGDQSDLMSVRDTGWIQIVAANGQEAVDNIICAFAIGEDRRVLLPVMVHVDGFYLTHVIEPIIMPSQEEVDQFLPPYDYPLPLDTERPVTMGAFAPPVLYPEAKKAQDVNLRGAMPVILEHWDRFEKEFGRKYGPLEHYRSEGAKTLLLTMGSIGDTASAAVDKMRDEGKDVGLVQLRLWRPFPFAEFRNAVRDADLLVVVDRAISFGGPGGPFCSEVRAALYDEEKRPKVTGFIAGLGGRDITVAGFEEMVARGMEIAETGAEQEYEIYGVRE, encoded by the coding sequence ATGATGGGTGAGAGGATAGGCATAGAGGTTTCACAGGCTATCGCTGAGGCCGCCATGCTGTCCAACGTGGATGTTGTTGCGGCCTATCCGATTACGCCCCAGACGCACATCGTGGAACACCTCGCGGAACTGGTTGCCAATGGCGAACTCGATGCCGAGTATATCCCTGTTGAGTCGGAACACTCGGCAATGAGTGCCTGTCTGGGCGCGGTGGCCACCGGCGCACGTACCTTTACGGCTACTGCCGGACAGGGGCTGGAGTTGATGCACGAGGTGCTCTATGTCGCCTCTTCGATGCGGTTGCCGGTGATTATGTCGGTAGCCAACAGGGCGCTATCTGGACCGCTTAACGTCTGGGGTGACCAGTCCGACCTGATGTCGGTGCGTGACACCGGCTGGATACAGATAGTCGCTGCCAACGGACAGGAAGCAGTTGATAACATAATCTGTGCCTTCGCCATAGGTGAGGACCGCAGGGTGCTGCTGCCGGTGATGGTCCACGTTGACGGGTTCTACCTGACGCACGTGATAGAGCCCATCATCATGCCGTCTCAGGAGGAAGTGGACCAGTTTCTCCCGCCCTACGACTACCCACTGCCACTGGATACGGAAAGACCGGTGACAATGGGTGCCTTCGCCCCGCCTGTCCTGTACCCGGAGGCAAAGAAGGCACAGGATGTGAACCTGAGGGGAGCCATGCCGGTTATCCTGGAACACTGGGACCGGTTCGAGAAGGAATTCGGCCGCAAGTACGGTCCGCTGGAGCACTATCGCTCCGAGGGAGCGAAAACACTGCTTCTTACCATGGGCAGCATCGGTGATACTGCCTCCGCCGCCGTGGACAAGATGCGGGATGAAGGGAAGGATGTCGGGCTGGTGCAACTGCGCCTGTGGCGCCCGTTCCCATTTGCAGAGTTTCGCAATGCCGTCAGAGATGCGGACCTCCTGGTCGTTGTGGACCGGGCGATTTCCTTCGGAGGCCCGGGTGGTCCCTTCTGCTCCGAGGTGCGGGCAGCTCTGTATGATGAGGAGAAGAGGCCAAAGGTAACCGGTTTCATTGCCGGTCTGGGTGGCCGGGACATAACCGTTGCCGGGTTTGAGGAGATGGTCGCCCGGGGAATGGAGATTGCCGAGACGGGTGCTGAGCAGGAATACGAGATATACGGGGTGAGAGAGTGA